A section of the Sporomusaceae bacterium genome encodes:
- a CDS encoding zinc-ribbon domain containing protein, whose protein sequence is MYEDRTLTCKDCGVEFAFTAAEQAFYAEKGFQNDPSRCPTCRAARKQSRNDRPDREMFTVTCSGCGIETQVPFNPTAGRPVYCRDCFQASKRSY, encoded by the coding sequence ATGTACGAAGACAGGACTCTCACTTGCAAGGATTGTGGCGTAGAATTTGCCTTCACCGCCGCCGAGCAAGCCTTCTATGCTGAAAAAGGATTCCAGAACGACCCGTCCCGCTGCCCGACCTGCCGCGCTGCCCGTAAACAAAGCCGCAACGACCGCCCGGACCGGGAAATGTTCACCGTAACCTGCAGCGGTTGCGGCATCGAGACCCAGGTTCCCTTCAACCCCACCGCCGGCCGTCCGGTATACTGCCGCGACTGTTTCCAAGCCAGCAAACGCTCGTACTAA